One Megalops cyprinoides isolate fMegCyp1 chromosome 23, fMegCyp1.pri, whole genome shotgun sequence genomic region harbors:
- the klhl42 gene encoding kelch-like protein 42, whose translation MSSPEQIIAIVMDDKTYNVSKSKLIEKSDYFRALYSSGMRESGEDSVQLQGLSVPGLELVLEFINTSKVQVVNETLEDLIETASFLQVTSILKLLLSEIRQDNCVELYNLSEIYGTQDLRNACLKFMSCHYHPMLRRSEFRNLPASLRSQVREMRMKGTATLVAIGDFIGTCLDLADQDEPWSMLRYGELEQRWKPLANNLPSDMVNVRGYGSAVLDNYLFIVGGYRMTSQEISAAHCYNPCRNEWNQVAPLNQKRSNFKLLAVSGKLYAVGGQCLGTVECYSPEQDWWTCVSSLPDPLAEFSACECQGMIYVMGGYTARDRNTSVLRYCPASDTWTAFRSCPVHVRKQQMLSVEDTIYLVGGYTHELEPERRRASQTEDMLTVQSYNVTTGEWLHLKENTSKSGLNLTCTLHNDGIYIMSRDVSLPTSLEHRVFLKYNIFSDAWEAFRRFPALGQNMLLCSLYLPNVL comes from the exons ATGTCATCACCAGAACAGATTATTGCAATCGTAATGGATGATAAAACGTACAACGTGAGCAAAAGCAAACTGATTGAGAAGAGCGACTACTTCCGTGCGCTGTACAGTTCTGGAATGCGGGAGTCCGGAGAGGATTCGGTGCAGCTGCAGGGATTGAGTGTACCCGGCCTGGAATTGGTCCTGGAGTTCATTAACACTTCAAAAGTGCAGGTTGTCAATGAGACATTGGAGGATTTGATTGAGACGGCATCTTTTTTGCAAGTGACTTCAATTTTAAAATTACTGCTGTCAGAAATCAGGCAGGACAACTGTGTGGAACTGTATAATCTCTCCGAGATATACGGAACTCAGGATCTGAGGAATGCGTGTCTCAAATTCATGAGCTGTCATTACCACCCGATGCTTCGGAGATCCGAGTTCCGGAACCTCCCGGCTTCCCTCCGCAGCCAGGTAAGGGAGATGCGCATGAAGGGCACCGCTACCCTGGTTGCTATTGGGGATTTTATCGGAACCTGTCTAGACCTGGCTGATCAGGACGAGCCGTGGTCCATGCTTCGTTACGGAGAGCTAGAGCAGCGCTGGAAGCCGCTAGCGAACAACCTGCCCTCGGACATGGTCAATGTGAGAGGGTATGGTTCCGCCGTCCTGGACAATTATTTGTTCATCGTTGGAGGCTACAGAATGACAAGTCAGGAGATATCAGCAGCGCACTGTTACAACCCCTGTCGGAATGAGTGGAATCAGGTGGCCCCCCTGAACCAAAAGAG GTCCAATTTCAAACTGCTGGCAGTGAGTGGGAAGCTGTACGCGGTGGGTGGACAGTGTCTGGGCACGGTGGAGTGCTACAGCCCAGAGCAGGACTGGTGGACCTGCGTGTCCTCGCTGCCCGACCCGCTGGCGGAATTTTCCGCCTGCGAGTGCCAGGGAATGATCTACGTCATGGGGGGCTACACCGCCAGAG acaggaacacCAGTGTGCTGCGGTACTGCCCAGCCTCCGACACTTGGACAGCGTTCCGCTCCTGCCCGGTCCATGTGCGCAAGCAGCAGATGCTCTCGGTGGAGGACACCATCTACCTGGTCGGGGGCTACACCCACGAGCTGGAGCCCGAGCGCCGGCGGGCCAGCCAGACGGAGGACATGCTGACGGTGCAGTCCTACAACGTCACTACGGGCGAGTGGCTCCACCTGAAGGAGAACACCTCCAAGTCGGGGCTCAACCTCACCTGCACACTGCACAACGACGGCATCTACATCATGAGCCGCGACGTCAGCCTGCCCACCAGCTTAGAGCACCGGGTGTTCCTCAAGTACAACATCTTCTCCGACGCTTGGGAGGCCTTCCGCCGCTTCCCGGCCCTGGGGCAGAACATGCTGCTCTGCTCCCTCTATCTCCCCAATGTTCTGTGA